One Methylosarcina fibrata AML-C10 DNA segment encodes these proteins:
- the rplB gene encoding 50S ribosomal protein L2 → MAIVKSKPTSPGSRFVVRIKNDDLYKGKPYAPLLSKNAKSGGRNNQGRITTRHVGGGHKQHYRIIDFKRNKTDIPAVVERLEYDPNRTAHIALILYKDGERRYIIAPKGMEVGQEIISSETVPVKPGNCMPLRNIPMGTTVHCVELKPGKGAQLARSAGTSVQLVAREGAHATIRLRSGEMRKVMADCLAVIGEVSNAEHNLASLGKAGATRWRGVRPTVRGVVMNPVDHPHGGGEGRTSGGRHPVSPWGMPTKGYKTRKNKRTDNMIVRRRKQK, encoded by the coding sequence ATGGCGATTGTAAAATCAAAACCGACATCTCCGGGATCTAGGTTTGTCGTCCGAATCAAAAACGATGATTTGTACAAAGGCAAGCCTTATGCTCCTTTGTTGAGCAAAAACGCGAAAAGCGGCGGCCGGAATAATCAAGGGCGGATCACTACGCGGCACGTGGGCGGCGGTCACAAGCAGCACTACCGCATCATCGACTTTAAAAGAAATAAAACCGACATTCCGGCCGTGGTGGAGCGTCTGGAGTACGACCCGAACAGAACGGCTCATATCGCGTTGATCCTGTACAAAGACGGAGAGCGTAGATACATTATCGCTCCGAAAGGCATGGAAGTCGGTCAGGAAATCATTTCATCCGAGACAGTGCCGGTCAAACCGGGGAATTGCATGCCGTTGCGGAATATTCCCATGGGCACCACGGTTCACTGTGTCGAATTAAAGCCCGGCAAGGGTGCGCAATTGGCTAGAAGTGCCGGTACTTCCGTGCAATTGGTCGCCAGGGAAGGAGCGCATGCAACCATCCGCTTGCGGTCGGGAGAAATGCGCAAAGTCATGGCCGATTGCCTGGCGGTGATCGGCGAGGTATCGAATGCAGAGCATAATCTGGCTTCACTCGGAAAAGCCGGCGCCACCCGCTGGAGAGGCGTTCGCCCGACAGTTCGTGGTGTCGTTATGAATCCGGTAGACCACCCACATGGTGGCGGTGAAGGCCGTACATCGGGTGGAAGGCATCCCGTATCTCCATGGGGTATGCCGACCAAGGGCTATAAAACCAGAAAGAATAAGCGTACCGACAACATGATTGTCAGACGCCGTAAGCAAAAATAG
- the rpsS gene encoding 30S ribosomal protein S19 translates to MPRSIKKGPFIDHHLLKKVEDAVKSNNRKPIKTWSRRSMIIPDMLGLTIAIHNGRLHIPVLISENMIGHKLGEFAPTRTYKGHVADKKSK, encoded by the coding sequence GTGCCACGTTCAATTAAAAAAGGTCCTTTTATTGATCATCATCTGCTGAAGAAAGTAGAGGATGCTGTTAAAAGCAATAATCGGAAACCGATTAAAACCTGGTCAAGAAGATCGATGATTATTCCCGATATGTTGGGTTTAACAATTGCAATCCACAATGGGCGTTTGCACATTCCTGTTCTCATCTCCGAAAACATGATTGGGCATAAGTTGGGAGAGTTCGCTCCCACGCGAACATACAAAGGCCATGTGGCTGATAAAAAATCTAAATAG
- the rplV gene encoding 50S ribosomal protein L22 gives MEVTARLNNAPLSAQKARLVGDQIRGMPVDKALNLLKFSSKKAAAIFKKVLESAIANAEHNESADIDELRVSTVYVNEGATMKRFKARAKGRANHILKRTCHITVKVAEYE, from the coding sequence ATGGAAGTTACTGCAAGGTTAAATAATGCCCCACTATCGGCGCAAAAGGCCCGATTGGTTGGTGATCAGATACGTGGCATGCCGGTTGATAAAGCGCTGAATTTGCTGAAATTCAGCTCTAAAAAGGCGGCCGCTATTTTTAAAAAGGTTCTGGAATCCGCCATTGCGAATGCGGAACACAATGAGAGTGCCGATATTGATGAATTAAGGGTGTCCACCGTTTATGTCAATGAAGGGGCGACCATGAAAAGATTTAAGGCAAGGGCGAAGGGGCGTGCGAATCACATCCTGAAGAGAACCTGCCATAT